From Salvia splendens isolate huo1 chromosome 3, SspV2, whole genome shotgun sequence, a single genomic window includes:
- the LOC121795620 gene encoding E3 ubiquitin-protein ligase PUB23-like, producing the protein MAESEIQVPSYFLCPISLEIMKDPVTISTGTTFDRESIEKWIFSHKHNTCPLTKQPLSNTDLTPNVTLRRLIQSWCTLHAVDRLPTPKPPVTKPQLLTLLAAATPESQIKCLHRLRSIASASQTNRICMEKSGAADFLAAIVAGESVEASEEALSILYSLRLSESALKSLGSRSEFIACLIKLMQSPSYESRAYAVMMLESITEVEFVLINSNPQILIELIQILKDQICKRATRSALKMLITLCAWGRNRIKSAEAGLVGVVIDLLLDNSSDKRTSEMMLTVLDLVCQCAEGRAELVRHGAGLAVVSKKILTVSEAASERAVRVLHSVSKFSGTAAVVQEMAQIGVVAKLCLVLQVECGMKTKERARDILKMHARAWKNSSCVPNTFASFLRY; encoded by the coding sequence ATGGCGGAATCGGAAATCCAAGTCCCCTCGTATTTCCTATGCCCTATTTCTCTGGAGATCATGAAGGACCCCGTCACCATCTCCACCGGCACAACCTTCGACAGAGAAAGCATCGAGAAATGGATATTCTCTCACAAACACAACACCTGCCCCCTCACAAAGCAGCCCCTCTCCAACACCGATCTCACCCCCAACGTCACCCTCCGCCGCCTCATCCAGTCCTGGTGCACTCTCCACGCCGTCGACCGCCTCCCCACCCCCAAACCCCCCGTCACCAAACCCCAGCTCCTCACCCTCctcgccgccgccacccccgAATCGCAGATCAAGTGCCTCCACCGCCTCCGGTCCATCGCCTCCGCCAGCCAAACCAATCGGATTTGCATGGAGAAGTCCGGAGCCGCCGACTTCCTTGCCGCGATCGTCGCCGGAGAGTCGGTGGAAGCGTCGGAGGAGGCTCTGAGCATTCTCTACAGCCTCCGGCTATCGGAATCCGCCCTCAAATCCCTAGGTTCCAGATCCGAATTCATCGCCTGCTTAATCAAATTGATGCAATCTCCCAGCTACGAATCGCGAGCTTACGCAGTGATGATGCTGGAATCAATCACCGAAGTCGAATTCGTCCTAATCAATTCAAATCCCCAAATATTAATCGAgctaattcaaattttaaaagacCAGATCTGTAAAAGAGCGACGAGATCGGCGCTGAAGATGCTCATCACGCTCTGCGCGTGGGGGAGAAATAGGATAAAATCAGCGGAAGCTGGATTGGTCGGGGTTGTGATCGATCTTCTTCTCGATAATTCATCCGATAAAAGGACGTCGGAGATGATGCTGACGGTGCTGGATCTGGTGTGCCAGTGCGCGGAGGGGAGGGCGGAACTGGTGCGCCACGGCGCGGGATTGGCGGTGGTGTCGAAGAAGATACTTACGGTTTCGGAGGCGGCGAGCGAGAGGGCGGTGAGGGTTCTGCACTCGGTTTCGAAGTTCTCGGGGACGGCGGCGGTGGTGCAGGAGATGGCGCAGATAGGAGTGGTGGCCAAGCTGTGCTTGGTGCTGCAGGTTGAGTGTGGGATGAAGACCAAGGAGAGGGCCAGAGATATACTGAAGATGCATGCGAGAGCTTGGAAGAATTCTTCATGCGTGCCTAATACATTTGCTTCTTTCTTGAGATATTGA